In a genomic window of uncultured Flavobacterium sp.:
- a CDS encoding uroporphyrinogen-III synthase, with the protein MAKSIQILSTKKLSGEQKQALVKANIEVIEADFIQTQNKPFELKDLNENLIFTSQNAVQSILSDPKVEELKNKNVFCVGLKTKILLSESGFNVVAYTGYASDLAEIITLIYRNESYTFFSGNLRRETLPKALKDAEVKFNEIQVYDTSLTPQKIKNALDGILFFSPSGVESYLKDNTIKKETCFCIGETTAEALHKITKNIIIADQPTVEDVIEDVITEYK; encoded by the coding sequence ATGGCAAAATCAATTCAAATACTATCTACAAAAAAGCTATCGGGCGAACAAAAACAAGCATTGGTAAAAGCCAATATTGAAGTTATCGAAGCTGACTTTATTCAAACTCAAAACAAACCTTTCGAATTAAAAGACCTCAACGAAAATCTGATTTTTACAAGTCAGAATGCGGTTCAAAGCATTTTATCAGATCCAAAAGTCGAAGAATTAAAAAATAAAAATGTGTTTTGCGTTGGCCTAAAAACCAAAATTCTTTTATCTGAAAGTGGATTTAATGTGGTTGCTTATACAGGTTACGCTTCTGATTTGGCTGAAATTATTACTTTGATTTACCGCAACGAAAGCTATACTTTTTTCAGTGGAAATCTTCGCAGAGAAACATTACCGAAAGCTTTAAAAGATGCCGAAGTAAAATTTAATGAGATTCAGGTTTATGACACGTCATTGACACCTCAGAAAATAAAAAATGCCCTTGATGGAATCTTATTTTTCAGTCCTTCTGGCGTTGAAAGTTATTTGAAAGATAATACCATTAAGAAAGAAACCTGCTTTTGCATAGGAGAAACCACCGCAGAAGCTTTACATAAAATTACAAAAAACATCATTATTGCAGATCAGCCAACCGTTGAAGACGTAATTGAAGATGTAATTACTGAATATAAATAA
- the hemC gene encoding hydroxymethylbilane synthase: MAEKTIRIGTRDSELALWQAHTVEKKLNDLGYKTSIVAVKSQGDIILDKPLYELGITGIFTKTLDIAMINGDIDIAVHSMKDVPTALPKGIVQAAVLERANVLDILVHKGNPDFANPSTIATGSLRRQAQWFNKYPNHTVVDLRGNVNTRMQKLQDNNWDGAVFAAAGLERINLKPGNYIDLDWMIPAPAQGAMLVVAMENDNYTLDALSQLNHIETEICTYIERQFLRTLEGGCTAPIGALVNYNEDEDTLHFQGVLLSVDGKQKLEIDKTVDISEWKKLGFFAAQEILNNGGAELMASIKESLKK; the protein is encoded by the coding sequence ATGGCAGAAAAAACAATCAGAATTGGAACTCGCGATAGCGAACTAGCACTTTGGCAAGCACATACTGTCGAGAAAAAACTGAATGACTTAGGTTATAAAACTTCAATTGTTGCGGTAAAATCTCAAGGCGATATTATTCTTGACAAACCTCTTTATGAACTTGGCATTACAGGAATTTTTACAAAAACCTTAGATATTGCCATGATTAATGGAGATATAGATATTGCAGTGCATTCGATGAAAGATGTTCCAACAGCTTTACCAAAAGGTATTGTGCAAGCTGCGGTTTTAGAAAGAGCCAATGTTTTAGACATTTTAGTTCACAAAGGAAATCCTGATTTTGCAAATCCAAGTACGATTGCAACCGGAAGTTTAAGACGTCAAGCGCAATGGTTTAACAAATATCCAAATCATACCGTAGTTGATTTACGTGGAAACGTAAACACGCGTATGCAAAAATTACAAGACAATAATTGGGACGGAGCTGTTTTTGCTGCTGCAGGTTTGGAGCGCATTAACCTTAAACCAGGAAATTATATAGATCTTGATTGGATGATTCCGGCACCGGCTCAAGGCGCAATGCTTGTTGTGGCAATGGAAAATGACAATTATACTTTAGACGCACTTTCGCAATTAAACCATATCGAAACTGAAATTTGTACCTATATAGAACGTCAGTTTCTAAGAACGCTGGAAGGCGGTTGTACCGCGCCAATCGGGGCTTTGGTTAACTATAATGAAGATGAAGACACTTTACATTTTCAAGGAGTTTTACTTTCTGTTGATGGAAAACAAAAACTGGAAATCGACAAAACGGTTGACATTTCTGAATGGAAAAAACTAGGTTTCTTCGCTGCTCAGGAAATTCTGAACAATGGCGGAGCCGAATTGATGGCATCTATTAAAGAATCTTTAAAAAAATAA
- a CDS encoding Bro-N domain-containing protein yields MTKETAIKLFEQKQIRSVWSDAEEKWFFSIVDVMQVLTDSQNPQVYWRVLKKRLLSEGNQTVTNCNGLKMEAADGKMRLTDVADTEQLFRLIQSVPSKKAEPFKLWLAQVGRERIDEIEDPELGFDRLMETYLKKGYSKEWVNQRLKSIEVRKDLTDEWDKRGVKKGQEYAILTDEITKAWSGLSVKEYKNHKSLKKENLRDNMSNLELVLNMLAEATTTEISKEKKPENFIENKIIANQGGTIAGNTRKEIEEKIGKKVVNKLNAIDYLANKKELE; encoded by the coding sequence ATGACTAAAGAAACTGCTATAAAATTATTTGAACAAAAACAAATACGCTCAGTCTGGAGCGATGCAGAAGAGAAGTGGTTTTTTTCTATTGTAGATGTTATGCAAGTTCTAACAGATAGTCAAAATCCGCAAGTTTATTGGAGGGTTTTAAAGAAGAGATTACTTTCAGAAGGCAACCAAACCGTTACAAATTGTAACGGTTTGAAAATGGAAGCAGCTGATGGTAAAATGAGGTTAACTGATGTTGCTGATACAGAACAATTATTCAGACTAATTCAATCGGTTCCATCTAAAAAAGCGGAACCTTTTAAACTATGGCTGGCTCAAGTTGGTCGAGAAAGAATTGACGAAATTGAAGATCCTGAACTTGGTTTTGATAGACTTATGGAAACCTATTTAAAAAAAGGATATTCTAAAGAATGGGTAAATCAACGTTTAAAAAGTATTGAAGTAAGAAAAGATCTTACTGATGAATGGGATAAACGAGGTGTAAAAAAAGGACAAGAATATGCTATTCTTACAGACGAAATCACCAAAGCCTGGAGTGGTTTATCTGTAAAAGAATACAAAAACCATAAAAGTCTAAAAAAAGAAAATCTACGTGATAATATGAGTAACTTAGAATTAGTTCTCAATATGTTGGCTGAAGCTACCACAACAGAAATCAGCAAAGAAAAGAAACCTGAAAATTTTATAGAAAATAAAATAATTGCTAATCAAGGTGGAACAATTGCCGGAAATACACGTAAAGAAATTGAAGAAAAAATAGGTAAAAAAGTAGTCAATAAATTAAATGCTATTGATTATTTGGCGAATAAAAAAGAATTAGAATAA
- a CDS encoding GyrI-like domain-containing protein, whose product MDIQKFNIIGISVRTTNENGQSGQDIPALLKKFIGEGIAEKIPNKISNDVIFVYTDYEKDHTKPYTTILGCPVEGLDSIPAEMTGKTIEGVHYEKFVAKGNLTEGAVYKEWMKIWNSDLDRSFTSDFEIYGEKAQNPENAEVDIFIAINR is encoded by the coding sequence ATGGACATTCAAAAATTCAATATTATTGGGATTTCGGTTAGAACAACTAACGAAAACGGGCAATCAGGACAAGATATTCCTGCGCTTTTAAAGAAATTTATAGGAGAAGGAATTGCTGAAAAGATTCCGAATAAAATAAGCAACGATGTTATTTTCGTTTATACGGATTACGAAAAGGATCACACAAAACCATATACAACCATTTTAGGATGTCCGGTTGAAGGTTTAGATTCAATTCCCGCAGAAATGACCGGTAAAACAATTGAAGGTGTTCATTACGAGAAATTCGTTGCAAAAGGAAATCTTACGGAAGGCGCTGTTTACAAAGAATGGATGAAAATCTGGAACTCAGATTTAGACAGAAGCTTTACTTCTGATTTTGAAATTTACGGAGAAAAAGCTCAGAATCCTGAAAATGCCGAAGTTGACATTTTCATCGCAATAAATAGATAA
- a CDS encoding M13 family metallopeptidase — translation MIKQLNKSVFCAFSAMLCCVTIEAQNAKPKEPGINLSNMDTKVSPGQDFFRYVNGTWLDKTEIPSDRNSWGSFNELRQKTDNDALAILKEASKDPKYKSNTDQGKAIALFNTIMDTVGRNKNGIKPLQPYLKKIDAIKNVTDLQNFFIEMQPQGGIGFFGIYVGADAKNSNKNSVNLSPGGLGLSDKDYYNSDDKDSKEKREKYEVHVARMLQFLGESPAKAKESAKQILALEIELSAPRLDRVERRDRRKQYNPTAIADLKKNTPSIQWDKYFTGIGMSKLDTVNVAQPRYMIALEKTLTEKKVEAWKEYLKWSILNRAASTLSTDIENANFDFYGKTLTGALKQRPREEVALQIINGATGEALGKLYVEKLFPAEAKEKAKNMIANVMLAYENRINALTWMSTATKAKAIEKLKKLTIKIGYPDKWKDYSKLELKNVAEGGTYFDNSKNIAKWAYAESLEKLGKPVDKTEWGMSPQTVNAYFNPSYNEIVFPAAILQPPFYNYQADEAVNYGGIGAVIGHEISHGFDDSGARYNADGNLVDWWTPEDLKQFTALGAALAAQYSALEPLPGIHVDGKFTLGENIGDLGGINAAYDGLQLYLKANGNPGLIDGFTPEQRFFISWATVWRTKSRDEAIKSQVKTDPHSPGMYRAVVPIQNVDAFYQAFGIKKGDAMYVDPEKRVKIW, via the coding sequence ATGATAAAACAGCTTAACAAATCTGTGTTTTGTGCATTTTCAGCAATGCTTTGTTGCGTAACTATAGAGGCACAAAACGCAAAACCTAAAGAACCGGGTATCAATCTTTCTAATATGGATACCAAAGTTAGTCCGGGACAGGATTTTTTCCGTTATGTAAACGGAACCTGGCTTGACAAAACCGAAATTCCAAGTGATAGAAATTCATGGGGAAGTTTTAATGAATTACGTCAAAAGACAGACAATGATGCACTTGCAATTTTAAAAGAAGCGTCGAAAGATCCTAAGTACAAATCGAATACAGATCAGGGTAAAGCAATCGCTTTATTTAATACGATTATGGATACGGTTGGTCGTAATAAAAATGGAATCAAACCGCTTCAGCCTTATTTAAAGAAGATCGATGCAATTAAAAATGTAACCGATTTACAAAACTTCTTTATCGAAATGCAACCTCAGGGAGGAATTGGTTTCTTTGGAATTTATGTTGGAGCTGATGCAAAGAACAGTAATAAAAACTCAGTTAACTTAAGCCCGGGAGGTTTGGGATTGTCGGATAAAGATTATTACAATTCTGATGATAAAGATTCAAAAGAAAAACGTGAAAAATATGAAGTTCACGTGGCGAGAATGTTACAATTTCTTGGAGAATCTCCTGCAAAAGCAAAGGAAAGTGCTAAACAAATTCTGGCTTTAGAAATTGAATTGTCTGCTCCAAGATTAGATCGTGTTGAACGCAGAGATCGTAGAAAACAGTACAATCCAACAGCTATTGCTGATTTAAAAAAGAATACGCCTTCAATTCAATGGGATAAATATTTCACAGGAATTGGAATGTCAAAACTAGATACAGTAAATGTTGCGCAACCACGCTACATGATTGCTTTAGAAAAAACGTTAACAGAGAAGAAAGTAGAAGCATGGAAAGAATACCTAAAATGGTCTATCTTAAACAGAGCAGCTTCAACTTTATCAACAGATATAGAAAATGCTAATTTCGATTTCTACGGAAAAACATTAACAGGCGCGTTAAAACAACGTCCGCGTGAAGAAGTTGCATTGCAAATAATCAACGGTGCAACCGGAGAAGCTTTAGGAAAATTATATGTAGAGAAGTTATTTCCTGCTGAAGCAAAAGAAAAAGCAAAGAATATGATTGCTAATGTAATGTTAGCTTACGAAAACAGAATCAATGCTTTGACTTGGATGTCGACTGCAACAAAAGCAAAGGCAATTGAAAAGTTGAAGAAACTTACCATTAAAATTGGATATCCTGATAAATGGAAAGATTACTCTAAATTAGAACTTAAAAATGTTGCTGAAGGCGGAACTTATTTTGATAATTCCAAAAATATAGCAAAATGGGCTTATGCCGAAAGTTTAGAAAAATTAGGCAAACCAGTTGATAAAACAGAATGGGGAATGTCACCACAAACGGTGAATGCTTATTTCAACCCATCTTATAATGAGATTGTTTTTCCTGCAGCAATTTTACAACCGCCATTCTACAATTACCAAGCTGATGAAGCAGTAAATTATGGTGGAATTGGCGCTGTAATCGGACATGAGATTTCACATGGATTTGATGATTCAGGTGCGCGTTACAATGCAGATGGAAATCTCGTTGATTGGTGGACACCAGAAGATCTAAAACAATTTACGGCTCTTGGAGCAGCACTTGCAGCACAATACAGTGCTTTAGAACCTTTGCCTGGAATTCACGTAGATGGTAAATTTACTTTAGGTGAAAATATTGGTGATTTAGGTGGAATTAATGCTGCTTACGATGGTTTACAATTGTATTTGAAAGCAAACGGAAATCCTGGCTTAATTGACGGATTTACTCCAGAGCAACGTTTCTTTATTTCATGGGCAACAGTTTGGAGAACTAAATCAAGAGATGAAGCTATCAAAAGCCAAGTGAAAACAGATCCGCACTCGCCGGGAATGTACAGAGCGGTTGTTCCAATTCAGAATGTTGATGCTTTTTATCAGGCTTTCGGAATCAAAAAAGGAGATGCAATGTATGTTGATCCAGAAAAGAGAGTTAAAATCTGGTAA
- a CDS encoding c-type cytochrome: MKKVLFLSAVLAFASCKKESTENPTENSTESYSEGESAKAKTPEALGKEIFEGQGNCISCHQVDQKVIGPSLQEIAKTYKDKKGDIVTFLKGNAEPIVDPSQFAVMKTNIPITQAMSDEELKAIETYIYSNLK, translated from the coding sequence ATGAAAAAAGTATTATTCTTATCTGCAGTTTTAGCATTTGCATCTTGCAAAAAAGAGTCAACTGAAAATCCAACAGAGAATTCAACAGAATCATATTCCGAAGGAGAATCGGCGAAAGCCAAAACGCCTGAAGCTTTAGGAAAAGAAATTTTTGAAGGACAAGGAAACTGTATTTCATGTCATCAGGTTGATCAAAAAGTAATTGGTCCAAGCTTGCAGGAAATTGCAAAAACCTACAAAGACAAAAAAGGTGATATTGTAACTTTCTTAAAAGGAAATGCAGAACCAATTGTTGATCCAAGTCAGTTTGCGGTTATGAAAACCAATATTCCAATAACTCAGGCAATGTCTGATGAAGAATTGAAAGCTATTGAAACTTATATATACAGTAATTTGAAATAA
- the hemE gene encoding uroporphyrinogen decarboxylase, which produces MLKNDLFLKALKGETVQRPPVWMMRQAGRYLPEFIALRDKYDFFTRCQTPELAAEITVQPIRRIAPDAAILFSDILVVPQAMGIEVLMKENFGPFLPNPIRSLADVHRVYVPDIQESLGYVMDAIKLTKEMLNDEIPLIGFAGSPWTIFCYAVEGKGSKSFDTAKGFCFSNPAAAHTLLQKITDTTILYLKEKVKAGVDAVQIFDSWGGMLSPVDYQEFSWKYINQIVEALADHAPVIVFGKGCWFALGEMGKSRASALGVDWTCSARNARYLSGGNITLQGNFDPSRLLSPIPTIKKMVHEMIDEFGKDKYVVNLGHGILPNIPVDHAKAFIDAVKEYGN; this is translated from the coding sequence ATGTTAAAAAACGACCTATTTTTAAAAGCATTAAAAGGAGAAACAGTTCAACGTCCGCCAGTATGGATGATGCGTCAAGCCGGAAGATACTTACCGGAATTTATCGCTTTGCGTGATAAATATGATTTCTTCACTCGTTGTCAAACTCCTGAATTGGCTGCTGAAATCACGGTTCAACCAATTCGCAGAATTGCTCCGGATGCAGCGATTTTATTCTCAGATATCTTAGTTGTTCCACAAGCAATGGGAATCGAAGTTTTAATGAAAGAGAATTTTGGTCCGTTTTTACCAAACCCAATTCGTTCGCTTGCTGACGTTCATAGAGTTTACGTTCCGGATATTCAGGAAAGTTTAGGTTATGTAATGGATGCAATTAAATTAACTAAAGAAATGCTGAACGACGAAATACCATTAATTGGTTTCGCTGGTTCGCCTTGGACAATTTTCTGTTATGCTGTTGAAGGAAAAGGTTCTAAAAGTTTTGATACTGCAAAAGGATTCTGTTTCTCAAACCCAGCTGCAGCGCATACTTTATTACAAAAAATTACAGACACTACTATTTTATATTTAAAAGAAAAAGTAAAAGCTGGTGTTGATGCCGTTCAGATTTTTGATTCTTGGGGAGGAATGCTTTCTCCGGTTGATTATCAGGAATTCTCATGGAAATACATCAACCAAATCGTTGAAGCTTTGGCTGATCACGCTCCGGTTATTGTTTTCGGAAAAGGATGTTGGTTTGCTCTTGGCGAAATGGGTAAAAGTAGAGCTTCAGCTCTTGGAGTAGACTGGACATGTTCGGCTAGAAATGCGCGTTATTTGTCTGGTGGAAACATTACTTTACAAGGAAACTTTGATCCGTCAAGATTGCTTTCTCCAATTCCAACTATTAAAAAGATGGTTCACGAAATGATCGATGAATTCGGAAAAGATAAATATGTTGTAAATTTAGGTCACGGAATTTTACCAAATATCCCTGTAGATCACGCAAAAGCGTTTATTGACGCGGTTAAGGAATACGGAAATTAG
- the hemF gene encoding oxygen-dependent coproporphyrinogen oxidase: MKDQFYAYIQKLQDQICAGLEAVDGTAKFREDLWKRPEGGGGRTRVIENGDVFEKGGVNISAVHGKLPEAMQKMFGVGEADFFACGLSLVLHPKNPMVPTVHANWRYFEMYDESGKVIEQWFGGGQDLTPYYLFEEDAKHFHQTCKTACDKHNPEFYPKYKKQCDAYFWNAHRNEARGIGGLFFDYCKASETMSMEDWYNFVTEVGNSFLQAYVPIVERRKNLEYSPANRNWQEIRRGRYVEFNLVHDKGTLFGLKTNGRIESILMSLPPHVQWVYDHHAEAGSEEEKLVNVLENPREWI, translated from the coding sequence ATGAAAGATCAATTTTACGCATACATACAAAAATTACAAGATCAGATTTGCGCCGGATTAGAAGCCGTTGACGGAACTGCAAAATTCCGTGAAGATCTTTGGAAACGTCCAGAAGGTGGCGGCGGAAGAACACGTGTTATTGAAAACGGTGATGTTTTTGAAAAAGGCGGCGTAAACATTTCAGCCGTTCATGGAAAACTTCCGGAAGCGATGCAAAAAATGTTTGGCGTTGGCGAAGCAGATTTTTTTGCCTGCGGATTAAGTTTGGTTTTACATCCTAAAAACCCGATGGTTCCTACTGTGCACGCCAATTGGCGATATTTTGAAATGTATGATGAATCTGGAAAAGTGATTGAACAATGGTTTGGTGGCGGACAAGATTTAACGCCTTATTATTTGTTTGAAGAAGATGCAAAACATTTTCATCAAACTTGTAAAACTGCTTGCGATAAACACAATCCGGAGTTTTATCCTAAATATAAAAAGCAATGTGACGCTTATTTCTGGAATGCGCATAGAAACGAAGCACGCGGAATTGGCGGTTTGTTCTTTGATTATTGCAAAGCAAGCGAAACAATGTCAATGGAAGATTGGTACAACTTTGTAACCGAAGTTGGGAATAGTTTCCTTCAAGCTTATGTTCCAATTGTAGAAAGAAGAAAAAATTTAGAATATTCTCCGGCAAACAGAAACTGGCAGGAAATTCGTCGTGGCCGTTATGTTGAGTTTAATCTCGTTCATGACAAAGGAACTTTGTTTGGTTTAAAAACCAACGGAAGAATTGAGAGTATTTTGATGAGTTTACCGCCACATGTTCAATGGGTTTACGATCACCATGCAGAAGCAGGAAGTGAAGAAGAAAAATTAGTAAATGTGCTGGAAAATCCTCGTGAATGGATCTAA
- a CDS encoding GNAT family protein codes for MDIIDCKIESISNILPEEFYNLIEKNRKHIEKTFPLTLSYCEDLGKTRKFIAFNQDKEKHKEGYYFYARDIKTNTLIGYLCIKSIDTNKAKCELGYFVDEDFQGKGITSMLVSETLDFCFNTLKMNKVFICTSKINKASQQIALKHHFKQEGILRDEFKNGDGTLEDVVYFGLLKSEYNTLEK; via the coding sequence ATGGATATCATAGATTGTAAAATAGAATCAATTAGCAATATTCTTCCCGAAGAGTTCTACAACCTCATCGAAAAGAATAGAAAACATATTGAAAAAACTTTCCCGTTGACTCTTTCTTATTGTGAAGATCTCGGAAAAACAAGAAAATTTATTGCCTTCAACCAAGATAAAGAAAAACACAAAGAAGGATATTATTTCTACGCAAGAGATATAAAAACCAATACTTTAATTGGTTATTTATGTATAAAAAGCATCGATACAAATAAAGCAAAATGTGAATTAGGCTATTTTGTTGACGAAGATTTTCAAGGAAAAGGAATTACTTCAATGTTGGTTTCTGAAACTTTAGACTTTTGTTTTAATACTTTAAAAATGAACAAAGTTTTTATTTGTACTTCAAAAATCAATAAAGCAAGTCAACAAATTGCTTTGAAACATCATTTTAAACAAGAAGGAATTTTAAGAGACGAATTCAAAAATGGCGACGGAACATTAGAAGATGTCGTTTACTTTGGATTGCTTAAATCTGAATATAATACACTTGAAAAATAA
- the hemB gene encoding porphobilinogen synthase, giving the protein MFPLQRNRRLRTNESIRSLVRETSLSPQDFMLPMFVAEGKDVKVAIPSMPGIYRHSLDNTIKEVKEAWDLGIKAVNIYVKVSDSLKDNKGVEAWNKDGLMQQTIRAIKDAVPEMIVMPDVALDPYSIYGHDGIIENGQLINDATVDALTRMSLSHAEAGADFVAPSDMMDGRVLAIRKALEENGHHNVGIMSYSAKYASAFYGPFRDALDSAPVDSQNIPKDKKTYQMDYANRIEGIREALLDVEEGADIVMVKPGMAYLDIVREVKNAVHVPVAVYQVSGEYAMVKAAAERGWLDHDKIMIEQLYCIKRAGASIISTYFAKEAAVILNK; this is encoded by the coding sequence ATGTTCCCATTACAAAGAAACCGTCGTTTAAGAACCAATGAATCTATTCGTTCATTAGTTCGTGAAACTAGTTTGAGCCCACAAGATTTTATGCTTCCAATGTTTGTTGCGGAAGGAAAAGATGTAAAAGTTGCCATTCCTTCAATGCCTGGAATTTATCGTCATTCTTTAGACAATACCATTAAAGAAGTGAAAGAAGCTTGGGATTTAGGAATCAAAGCGGTGAATATTTACGTAAAAGTAAGCGACAGCTTAAAAGACAATAAAGGTGTTGAAGCATGGAATAAAGATGGTTTGATGCAACAAACTATTCGTGCGATTAAAGATGCAGTTCCTGAAATGATTGTTATGCCGGATGTGGCTTTAGATCCGTATTCAATTTATGGCCATGACGGAATTATTGAAAATGGTCAATTAATCAATGATGCAACTGTAGATGCTTTAACCAGAATGAGTTTGAGTCATGCTGAGGCTGGAGCCGATTTTGTTGCGCCAAGTGACATGATGGACGGAAGAGTTTTGGCAATCAGAAAAGCATTAGAAGAAAACGGACATCATAATGTGGGAATCATGAGTTATAGTGCCAAATATGCTTCGGCATTTTATGGTCCTTTTCGTGATGCTTTGGATTCTGCTCCGGTAGATTCTCAAAATATTCCTAAAGATAAAAAGACCTATCAAATGGATTATGCAAACCGAATTGAAGGAATTCGCGAAGCATTATTGGATGTTGAAGAAGGCGCTGACATTGTAATGGTAAAACCGGGAATGGCTTATTTAGACATTGTCCGTGAGGTAAAAAATGCCGTTCATGTGCCTGTTGCTGTTTACCAAGTATCTGGTGAGTACGCTATGGTAAAGGCCGCAGCCGAAAGAGGATGGCTAGATCACGACAAAATTATGATAGAGCAACTATATTGCATTAAGCGTGCAGGAGCAAGTATTATCTCGACTTATTTTGCAAAAGAAGCTGCTGTAATCTTAAATAAATAG
- a CDS encoding DUF4421 family protein — protein sequence MDLKLIYIVFFGGVFGCFAQKDSLQNPYFKSYNDKVTASAYYLDTSNNFQLGFTIDKQKKYIDLNPNRKEQLGLSLSYKFIDISFGFAPKFFDVNRDNSNSKLFSFNTRFYYKKWMQSFTFINQKGFYAYDSGITIDFPRMRTTKIGGTTSYIFNNNFSYKALVNQNEWQTKSSGSFIPTFSFYYTNLNLNNEPNSSNGDIYVFSLAPSYFYNFVISDRVLIGTGLAFGAGINDVDGDVSALYQLDFNLKLAYNRDRFFAYASLNTLNFVQNDAAEARLNDNISTLKFSIGYRFDPPNKVKEVYDEINQKTGL from the coding sequence ATGGATCTAAAACTGATTTATATAGTGTTTTTTGGAGGCGTTTTTGGGTGTTTTGCTCAGAAAGATTCGCTTCAAAATCCCTATTTTAAATCTTATAATGACAAAGTTACCGCCAGCGCTTATTATTTAGATACTTCTAATAATTTTCAGCTTGGCTTTACCATTGACAAACAAAAAAAATACATCGACCTTAATCCAAACCGAAAAGAACAGCTTGGTTTAAGTTTAAGTTATAAGTTCATAGATATAAGTTTTGGTTTTGCTCCCAAGTTTTTCGATGTAAACAGAGACAATTCAAATTCTAAGTTATTTAGTTTCAATACCCGATTTTATTATAAAAAATGGATGCAATCCTTCACTTTTATCAATCAAAAAGGGTTTTATGCTTATGATTCCGGGATTACTATAGATTTTCCGCGAATGCGAACTACAAAAATTGGCGGAACAACTTCGTATATCTTCAATAATAATTTCTCTTATAAAGCATTGGTCAATCAAAATGAATGGCAAACGAAGAGTTCCGGAAGTTTTATTCCCACTTTTTCTTTCTATTATACCAATTTGAATTTGAACAATGAACCAAATTCTTCGAACGGAGATATCTATGTTTTTTCATTGGCTCCCTCCTATTTTTATAATTTCGTAATTAGTGATCGCGTTCTAATAGGAACCGGACTTGCTTTTGGTGCCGGAATCAATGATGTCGATGGAGACGTTTCGGCTTTGTATCAATTAGACTTCAATTTAAAGCTTGCCTATAATAGAGATCGGTTTTTTGCTTATGCGAGCTTAAACACGCTTAATTTCGTTCAGAATGACGCTGCAGAAGCTCGATTGAACGATAATATTTCAACTTTAAAATTCAGTATTGGTTACCGATTTGATCCTCCGAATAAAGTAAAAGAAGTTTATGACGAGATAAATCAAAAAACAGGCTTATAG
- a CDS encoding fructose bisphosphate aldolase: protein MNTVQLDRMHSGKGFIAALDQSGGSTPKALAQYGVQESSFSNEEEMYTLVHEMRTRIIKSPAFDSEYILGAILFENTMDRKIDGQWTADYLWEKKNIVPFLKVDKGLADLANGVQLMKPISNLDELLTRAVERNVFGTKMRSVIKEANATGIREVVEQQFAVGLQIFEKGLVPIIEPEVDIYSVDKEKSEAILKEEIKKQLSLLGKDVKVMLKLSIPTVNDFYKELISDPHVVRIVALSGGYGQDEANDKLSQNHGLIASFSRALSEGLFADQSEEEFDTKIGKTIKEIYEASIT, encoded by the coding sequence ATAAACACGGTACAATTAGATCGTATGCATTCCGGAAAAGGTTTTATCGCCGCACTGGATCAAAGTGGCGGAAGTACGCCAAAGGCTTTAGCACAATACGGCGTACAGGAAAGCAGTTTTTCGAATGAAGAAGAAATGTACACTCTTGTGCACGAAATGAGAACACGAATTATCAAAAGTCCTGCGTTTGATAGTGAATATATTTTAGGAGCAATTTTGTTTGAAAATACTATGGATCGCAAAATAGACGGACAATGGACCGCCGACTATTTGTGGGAGAAGAAAAACATTGTTCCTTTTCTAAAAGTTGACAAAGGTCTTGCTGATCTTGCAAATGGTGTTCAACTAATGAAGCCTATTTCTAATTTAGACGAATTGTTGACGCGAGCTGTAGAACGAAATGTTTTTGGAACCAAAATGCGTTCTGTTATTAAAGAAGCAAATGCAACTGGAATTCGTGAAGTTGTAGAACAACAATTTGCAGTTGGTTTACAAATTTTCGAAAAAGGACTTGTGCCGATTATTGAACCTGAAGTTGATATTTACAGCGTTGATAAAGAAAAATCAGAAGCAATTCTAAAAGAAGAAATCAAAAAGCAGCTTAGTTTATTAGGCAAAGATGTCAAAGTAATGCTGAAATTGTCTATTCCAACTGTGAATGATTTTTACAAAGAACTAATTTCTGATCCACATGTTGTGCGTATTGTTGCTTTATCCGGAGGTTACGGACAAGACGAAGCCAATGATAAACTATCACAAAATCACGGATTGATAGCAAGTTTCTCAAGAGCATTATCTGAAGGACTTTTTGCAGATCAATCTGAAGAAGAGTTTGACACTAAAATAGGTAAAACAATCAAAGAGATTTACGAAGCTTCAATAACATAA